A stretch of Gemmatimonadaceae bacterium DNA encodes these proteins:
- a CDS encoding TMEM175 family protein: protein MSKERLEAFTDGVLAILITIMVLELRVPQGADLGALRPLLPVFLTYVLSFTFLGIYWTNHHHMLHAAGHINGKILWANLHLLFWLSLTPFVTGWMGENHFAALPTAVYGVVLLLSALSYRVLLGAILAELGPDSLLARAVGRGRKEHISELLYVAAIPLAFVSPWISDALYVAVALMWIVPDRRIEARLAG, encoded by the coding sequence ATGAGCAAGGAACGGCTCGAAGCGTTCACCGACGGAGTGCTGGCCATTCTGATCACGATCATGGTGTTGGAACTCCGGGTGCCCCAGGGGGCCGATCTCGGCGCGCTGCGCCCCCTGTTGCCGGTGTTCCTCACCTACGTGCTCAGCTTCACCTTCCTGGGGATCTACTGGACCAACCACCACCACATGCTGCACGCCGCCGGCCACATCAACGGCAAGATCCTGTGGGCGAACCTGCACCTGTTGTTCTGGCTGTCGCTCACGCCCTTCGTCACCGGGTGGATGGGGGAGAACCACTTCGCCGCGCTGCCGACCGCCGTCTACGGGGTGGTGCTGCTGTTGTCGGCGCTCTCGTACCGCGTGCTGCTCGGCGCCATCCTCGCCGAACTCGGCCCCGATTCGCTGCTCGCGCGGGCCGTGGGGCGCGGCCGCAAGGAGCACATATCGGAATTGCTATACGTGGCCGCCATCCCGCTCGCGTTCGTGAGCCCGTGGATCTCCGACGCGCTGTACGTGGCGGTGGCGCTGATGTGGATCGTCCCCGACCGGCGCATCGAAGCGCGACTGGCCGGGTGA